The Mucilaginibacter terrae region CCCTTTGACCTTTTTTAACAATAGGCTTAAGGTTCATGGTAGTGCTCTGGTTAGTTTTCTGGAACTTGATCAGGCGGTAACCTTTGGTATCGTCGTCAAATGAAACCAAACGGTCATCATCATTACGATCATAACGGATACGAATCTCGTTGGCGTCAACATATTCAACTACACCATCACCCTCGGCGTTAACCAGGGTACGGCTGTCTTTAGCTACACGCCCTTCCAAACCGGTACCTACAATTGGCGCTTCAGGGCGTAAAAGCGGCACGGCCTGGCGTTGCATGTTCGAACCCATCAACGCACGGTTAGCATCATCATGCTCCAAAAACGGAATCAACGAAGCTGCAATCGAGGTGATCTGGTTCGGCGCAATGTCCATATAATCCAAACGCTCAGGTTCGATGATCGGGAAGTCACCCTCGAAACGTGCTTTTACACGTGGAGTAGCAAACACACCGCTATCATCATAAACTGCGTTGGCCTGGCCAATAGTTTTACCATCTTCGTCCTCTGCCGATAAATAAATTACCGGCTCGTCAACTGCTACCACACCGTTATCCACACGTTTGTACGGAGTTTCGATGAAGCCTAAGCTATTGATCTTAGCGTGAACGCAAAGAGAAGAGATCAAACCGATGTTCGGACCTTCAGGAGTTTCAATGGTACACAAACGACCATAGTGGGTGTAATGCACGTCACGTACCTCAAAACCGGCACGCTCACGTGATAAACCACCAGGACCAAGCGCCGATAAACGGCGTTTGTGAGTGATCTCGGCCAATGGATTGGTTTGATCCATGAACTGAGATAACTGGTTGGTACCGAAGAACGAATTAATTACTGATGATAATGTACGCGCGTTGATCAGGTCGGTTGGTGTAAACACCTCGTTATCACGAATGTTCATACGCTCACGGATGGTACGGGCCATACGTGCTAAACCAACACCAAATTGTGCATACAATTGCTCACCTACCGTACGTACACGACGGTTTGATAAGTGGTCAATATCATCCACCTCAGCTTTAGAGTTGATCAGTTTAATTAAGTATTTAACAATGGCAATAATATCAGCCTTGGTTAATACTTTGATCTCGTCAGAGGTATCAAGCTTCAGTTTACGGTTGATGCGGTAACGGCCCACATCGCCCAGGTCATATCTTTTATCTGAGAAGAACAAACGGTCGATAATACCACGAGCAGTTTCCTCATCTGGTGGTTCGGCGTTACGTAACTGACGATAGATGTGCTCTACCGCTTCTTTCTCGGAGTTCGAAGTATCTTTCTGTAAAGTATTGTATATAATGGTATAATCACCGCTGGTAGAAGCATCTTCCTTGTTCAGGATAATGCTTTTTACACCTGCATCAATGATTTGCTCAATATTGTTATCATCCAGTACAGTTTCGCGCTCAAGGATAATCTCATTACGGTCGATTGATACCACTTCACCTGTATCTTCGTCCACAAAGTCTTCTACCCATTTTTTGAGCACCCTTGCAGCAAGTTTGCGGCCAACAAATTTCTTAAGGCCCGATTTGCTTACTTTTACCTCGTCGGCAAGTTCGAACAATTCTAAGATGTCCTTATCCGAATCGTAGCCGATGGCACGTAACAAGGTTGTAACCGGGAATTTCTTTTTACGGTCAATGTAAGCATACATAACGTTATTAACGTCGGTAGCAAACTCAATCCATGAACCTTTGAAAGGAATTACACGGGCTGAGTACAATTTAGTACCGTTGGTGTGGCGGCTTTGGCCAAAGAACACACCTGGCGAACGGTGTAACTGCGATACAATTACACGCTCGGCGCCATTGATTACGAATGTACCTTTTGGCGTCATGTAAGGGATAGTACCTAAATACACATCCTGAACAATGGTTTCAAAGTCTTCGTGCTCTTCATCATTACATGAAAGGCGAAGCTTTGCTTTTAAAGGCACACTGTAAGTTAAGCCACGGTCGATACACTCTTGTATATCGTAGCGGGGCGGGTCAATAAAGTAATCCAAAAACTCCAGAACGAAAATGTTACGAGAGTCTGAGATTGGAAAGTTTTCGGCAAACACTTTAAACAAGCCTTCCTTGTGACGGTTGTCTGAAGTGGTTTCGAGCTGGAAAAATTCCTGAAAAGATTTCAACTGAACATCCAGAAAGTCAGGATAGTCAAGGACGTGCCTGCTGGTTGCAAAGTTCACTCTTTGGTTATTTTTGTTTGCCAAGGGATTTATAATTTTAATATGTATTAAACTCTTATTGGTTTATTTAAAGTTGTTCCTGAACTTCAAACAAAAATGAAAACATTATAAACGGCAATAGACCCCGACCAAAAGATGGTCGGGGTCTTGATGCTTTTTAGCTTGTATGGAGAAACAATTACTTGATCTCAACAACAGCTCCGGCTTCTTCTAAAGATTTTTTCAATGATTCAGCTTCTGCTTTATCAACACCAGTTTTTAATTCTTTTGGTGCGCCGTCAACTAAATCTTTAGCTTCTTTCAAACCAAGACCTGTTAAGTCTTTAACTAATTTAACAACTGCTAATTTCTGACCACCTGCTTCTTTCAGGATAACGTCAAACGCAGTTTGCTCAGCAGCAGCAGCAGGTGCATCACCACCAGCAGCAGGAGCAGCAACAGCAACAGCTGCAGCAGCAGGCTCAATACCATACTCGTCTTTCAGGATCTGAGCTAATTCGTTAACTTCTTTTACTGTTAAGTTTACCAACTGTTCAGCAAACGCTTTTAAATCTGCCATGATTATTTAAATTTTACTTTTAATGCTTTTTGTTTAATTGCGACCTTAAGGTGTTCGCTTAACCTTCTCTTTCTTGTAATGTTTTTACCAAACCTGCAATTGTAGTTCCGCCCGATTGAAGAGCAGAAAGTACGTTTTTAGCAGGAGATTGCAGTAAGCCAATGATCTCGCCAACCAATTCTTCTTTCGATTTAAGGGTCAGTAACGCATCTAACTGGTTATCGCCAACAAAGGCTGCAGAGTATACGTAAGCTGCTTTTAAAACAGGCTTATCACCTTGTCTTCTTAAATCTTTAATCAGTTTAGCCGGAGCTTTTGCTGATTTAGAGAATAATATAGTTGATGCACCTTTAAGTGTATCAAATATTGGTTCGTAATCGCCTTCGGCTGCTAATAAAGCTTTTTTAATTAAGCTATTTTTAGCTACCTGCATGGTAATTTCGTTGTCAAAACATTTACGACGGATGTCGTTAATTTTAGCAACGGATAAATCTGCAGTATCAGTAATATAGAAATTACCATACTCTTTGATCTGCTCGGTTAGAGCTTCAACCAGTTCGTATTTTTCTTCTTTATTCATGATTAGATCCCCGCTACTGTTTTGGTTTCAACTTCAATTCCGCGAGACATAGTTGAAGAAACATGAATGCTCTTAAAATATGTGCCCTTTGCTGCTGATGGTTTTAATTTAGAGATAGTTTGCAATACTTCTAAAGCGTTCTCGTAAATTTTGTCAGCAGGGAAAGATACTTTTCCTATTGAGGCGTGAATGATACCTGTTTTGTCAACTTTAAAATCGATCTTGCCACCTTTTACGTCAGTTACAGCTTTACCCACTTCCGGAGTTACTGTACCTGATTTAGGGTTAGGCATAAGGTTACGCGGACCTAAAATACGGCCCAAACGTCCCACTTTAGCCATAACACTTGGCATGGTGATAATAATGTCAACATCAGTCCATCCGCCTTCGATTTTAGCTATGTAGTCATCCAAACCTACGTAATCTGCACCTGCGTCTTTTGCTTCTTGTTCCTTATCAGGAGTACAAAGCACCAAAACACGTACAGTTTTACCGGTTCCATGAGGTAAGGTGGCAATACCACGTACCATTTGATTGGCTTTACGCGGGTCAACACCTAAACGCACGTCAATATCAACAGATGCATCAAACTTGGTAGTAGTAATTTCTTTTACCAGGTTAGTTGCCTCTTGTAAAGAGTACGCTTTGTTAGCCTCAATTTTGGATAGTACTGCTTTTTGATTTTTTGTTAATCTAGCCACTGTCTTAAACTGATTTGTGTGTTAATTTTTTATCTCGAACATCAAATTTTCAATTTCGTATTTACCTTAGTAAATACTTGATCTCAACTTCGCTATCCGAAATGTTTGTTAATTCCAGGGTGCTGTACCAGATACGGTGATACCCATGCTGCGAGCAGTACCAGCAACCATTTTCATGGCCGACTCTACTGTGAATGCATTTAAGTCAGGCATTTTATCTTTGGCAATAGTTTCAACCTGTTCCCAATTTACATTGGCAACTTTTTTACGGTTTGGCTCAGCCGAACCACCTTTTAAACCGGCAGCTTCCAATAATTGAATAGCAACAGGAGGGGTTTTGATGATAAAATCAAATGACTTGTCGACATAAACAGTAATAACTACCGGCAACACTTTACCAGGCTTATCCTGAGTACGTGCATTGAATTGCTTGCAAAACTCCATGATGTTCACACCTTTTGCACCCAATGCAGGGCCAATTGGAGGTGATGGATTTGCAGCGCCACCCTTAACTTGTAGTTTTACTAACGCACCGACTTCTTTTGCCATCTTTAATAAAATTTAATGTACTTAATGTTAGTAAGTTGGAAGCTATGTAACATTTAGAACTGAATATAAAAAATTCAGCCCGCCAAAGATATGAACTTTACGGGCTGAATGCAAATATTATTTGTATTATTCTTTTTCTACCTGCATGTAGTTTAACTCGAGCGGAGTGCGGCGGCCAAATATTTTAACCATTACCTTCAACTTCTTCTTCTCTTCGTTAACCTCTTCTATCACGCCGCTAAAGCCGTTGAATGGTCCGTCCATTACTTTAACGTTTTCACCTACGTAATATGGTACGCTTGCGGTATCTGCCTGTGCAGCCATTTCATCAACCTTACCTAATATACGGTTAACTTCGGCCTGGCGTAAAGGAATTGCATTACCAGCTTTATCGCCCAGAAAACCAATTACGCTGTTGATGTTTTTGATAATATGTTCAAGCTCGCCATCAAGGGCGGCTTCAACCATTACATATCCGGGAAAGTAGTTACGCTCTTTGGCAATTTTCTTACCATCGCGCATTTGATAATATTTTTCGGTTGGAATTAACACCTGAGGCATTAAATGAGATATACCTAAACGGTTAACCTCAGCATCAATGTATTGCTTAACCTTTTTTTCTTTACCGCTTACGGCCCTAACAACATACCATTTTAATTGATCACTCATCTCTTATCGTTAAATTAAGCAAGTGAACTATAAAACAGTCTCAATACGTAACCGATGATCTGATCCATACCAAATACAAGAAACGCGATAATTAAGGCAGCTACCAATACCAGTACAGCGCTGCTTTGCAGTTCGCGCCAGGTTGGCCAGGTTACCTTTTCGGTTAACTCGATGTATGATTCTTTAATATATTCAGCTACTGCAGACATTTGTATGAATTACTTAAGTGCACGGGAACAAGGATTCGAACCCTGATCAAAGGTTTTGGAGACCTCTATTCTACCGTTGAACTATTCCCGTGTATGAATTTAATTTTTAAAACAAAGTACCCGGCTTTTACGCCAAGTACTTTGTTTATAAATTAACCTAACCTTTGTGTTTCTTTTTACAGAAATGTGGGGTAGGTCTTATTTTAAGATTTCAGTTACCTGACCAGCACCTACTGTACGACCACCCTCGCGGATAGCGAAACGTAAACCTTTTTCCATTGCGATAGCGTTGATTAATGCTACTTGGATAGTAACGTTATCACCTGGCATAACCATTTCTACGCCTTCTGCTAATGAAATTTCACCGGTAACGTCAGTGGTACGGAAGTAAAATTGTGGACGGTATTTGTTGAAGAATGGAGTGTGACGGCCACCTTCAGCTTTTGATAATACGTAAACTTCTGCTTTGAAATCAGTGTGTGGAGTTACTGAACCTGGTTTACAAATAACCATACCACGACGGATGGCTTCTTTCTCAATACCACGTAACAATAAACCTACGTTATCACCAGCTTCACCACGGTCAAGGATCTTGCGGAACATCTCAACACCAGTAACAACTGATTTTAAGTTTTCAGCACCCATACCTAAGATGTCTACTTGATCACCAGAGTTGATTACACCACGCTCGATACGACCAGTTGCTACAGTACCACGACCAGTGATCGAGAATACGTCCTCAACAGGCATCAAGAAAGGTAAATCAGTTAAACGTGGAGGAATTGGAATGTAGCTATCAACAGCTTCCATTAATTCCATAATTTTTTCAACCCATTTAGGCTCTGCGTTTAAGCCACCTAAAGCTGAACCTTGGATTACAGGAATATCATCACCAGGGAAATCATAGAAAGAAAGTAATTCACGTACTTCCATTTCAACTAATTCCAATAATTCTGGATCGTCAACCATGTCAACTTTGTTCATGAACACAACCAATGAAGGTACACCTACCTGGCGGGCAAGAAGGATGTGTTCGCGAGTTTGAGGCATTGGACCGTCAGTTGCAGCAACAACGATGATAGCACCGTCCATTTGAGCAGCACCAGTAACCATGTTTTTCACGTAATCCGCGTGACCTGGACAGTCAACGTGAGCGTAGTGACGGTTAGCAGTTGAGTACTCAACGTGAGCTGTATTGATGGTAATACCGCGTTCTTTTTCTTCAGGAGCAGAGTCAATTGAATCAAATGAACGAGCTTCTGAGAAACCTTTATCAGATAATACTTTCGTAATAGCTGCGGTAAGGGTTGTTTTACCGTGGTCAACGTGACCGATAGTACCGATGTTTAAGTGCGGCTTACTGCGGTCAAACTTTTCTTTTGCCATGATTTATAAAATGTTTGTAGGTTAATTTACTTTTTAAAATAACGTTAAAAACGTTGAGCCAACGAAGGGATTTGAACCCTTGGCCTCTTCCTTACCAAGGAAGTGCTCTACCCCTGAGCTACGTCGGCTTGTTATTCTTTAATTTCGGATTGGGGATTTTCAATTTCGAATTTAGTTCAAAATCTATTGCCGCTACCCTTGCTCAAACGTCCGAAATCGAAATTCTGAAATCCGACATTTAATGAGCGGAAGACGAGGTTCGAACTCGCGACCTATAGCTTGGAAGGCTATCGCTCTACCAACTGAGCTACTTCCGCAGTTTGCACAAAGAGTGAATTAATGAAGGGGTGAACTTTGCGAACAAGATAAATCTTAATCACTCATTCACTCAATCAACAATTCACTCATTGACTAACTTAATTTGTGGAGAGGGAAGGATTCGAACCTTCGTAGCCGAAGCAGCGGATTTACAGTCCGCCCCATTTGACCGCTCTGGTACCTCTCCAAAACTTTTAAAATTCAAGCTTTGCTTATCGCTTAAACGGGGTGCAAATATACATCCTATTTTAACTTTACAAAGTTTTATTTTAAAACTTTGAGCCCCCTATCGGAATCGAACCAATGACCTACTGATTACAAGTCAGTTGCTCTACCAGCTGAGCTAAGGAGGCTTATTTTTTTATGTGTTAAAGAACCGTTTCCCTTGTGTTGACTACCTCTCCAAAAGGGAATGCAAATCTACACAAATTTACTCCCGTGCAAAATATTTTTTCAAAAAAAATGAGCAGGCTGTAAACCTGCTCATTTTTTTGTTCATATCATGTTGATTTTCAATATTCATCCTCTTCAATTGCCAACGGATCAACCTTACGCGCTGCCTCAGTTATGGCAGTTTGTTTTTGCTTATGCTTCTGAATTTGTTTGCGCAAGCTCTCGATTGCAAGGTCGGTACCCTCTTCAAACGTTTTGCATTGATGACTTGCAAACAACTGGTTGCCCGGGGTAAGCAATTTTATTTCCGTTATCTTGTTAGCTTCTTCGCCGGTGTTCTCCAATTTTAAATACACCTCTCCGCTAATTATATTATCACTAAACTGTTCCAGTTTGTCGGCTTTTTTCTGGATAAAATCAATAAGTTTCTTGTCTGCACTAAAATGAATCGCCTGAACAGTAATTTTCATATGTTCCTCCTTGTTAATTAGCCTTTGGATGGGCTTGTTTATAAATAGATTTAAGTCGTTCAACTGAATTATGGGTGTACACCTGCGTAGCACTTAAACTGGCGTGGCCCAACAAATCTTTAATAGCGTTAAGATCAGCACCTTTGTTTAATAAACTTGTGGCAAATGTATGCCGCAGCACGTGCGGGCTTTTTTTATTTTGGGTTGATATGTAGTTCAAATATTTTTGCACAATTAAATAAACCATTTTAGGATAAGCATCGGCTCCCTTATTTGTAACGATTAATTTTAACGAATTGTTAGCAAAAATTTCATTTTTCTTTAACGTACTGTATTTCAGCAATAATTGCTTTAGTTCTTTATTAAGTGGTATTATGCGTTGCTTATTGCGCTTGCCCAACACTTTTACAGTGCCCTCGTAAGTATCGATGTCGGCATCTATTATTCCCAACAGTTCGGCCAGGCGCATACCGGTTCCAAACAGCAGTTCGATAATGAGTTTATCGCGCACGCCGGCAAAATCTTCGCTAAAAATATCGTTGTTATCCAACAAGCGCGAGAGCTTCTCCTCATCAACCACTACGGGCAATTGCTTGGATGCCTTAGGTGTTTGTACACGCGCGGTAGGTGTAGCTGTTATATGCTGTCCCTGTAATAAGAATTTAAAATATTTGCGCAGCGTTGCAATTTTGCGGTTAATGGACCGACCTGTAATATCGGCGTTCATCAATTCCACCATCCAGTTGCGGATGTGGTGATGGGTAACTTCGCTGGGGTGATGAATAACCACCTCGGGGTGGTTTAAAAAAGTATAGAACTGAGCCAGGTCTGACTCATAAGCAGCAACGGTATGCAGCGAGTACCGCTTCTCGTATTTAATATAGGATATAAACTGCTCTAAAAACATAAAAACTATTTGAACAATGCCGAAAAGGCAAAGTACAAATAGTTTTAATATATCAAAACAGGAAGTTTAAAATTAAACTGTTTCCTGATTTAAGCCTTGTTTGTAGACGGCATGTTTAACCACGTTACGACGGGTAACTGATTTTTTCTCGTATGCCTGACGACTACGCAGTTCGCGTAATACACCGGTTTTCTCAAATTTCTTTTTAAAACGTTTCAGCGCTTTATCTAACGATTCTCCGTCTTTTACATTGATGATAATCATATTCCTTCTATATACCTCCTTTCAGGGAGAGCAAAGGTACGGAATAGCTTTTGAATATTTAAACGTTTTTTCAATAATATATTTTGGCTAACTAACTGATAATCTTAACTAATGTCAACATCACGATTTCCAACTGCCCAACAACCGCCTGATAACAATAATTTCGGCCACGTGATAAGCCGTATGGTCGGCAGCCTGCAAGGCTTCGCGAAGCAGGGTTTGCCCTTCGCCATGTGGTATTGGCGTGTATAGATCCCCGGTTTTTACCAGTTCGGTCAGTTCCTGCAAATCTGCTTTTATTTGTGCGATAGATTTATCCCAGGCATCTTCCTTGGCCGGTGCTACTTCCTTTACCCAGTACTCATCGGGCCATTTGGGTGATTGATGATTGCCATCCTTACTAAACTCCAGCATATCCCACAGGGCAATGCGTATATGCTCTACCAATTGCCATATACTATAAGGTAAAAACCATGCGGTTTTTCGCCACGTTGATTAGCGGGCAGGCCTTTAAGTGCATCATCCAGCGTAGCGTGGGCTGTGCCACCATTCAGCAATTTTACTATTTCGTCAATAAGTATTGGATTATTATCGGCCATGTTTCAATATTTTAAGTTACAACAATTTACACACGAGTTGGTTGAAGGCGCCTCCTCATAAAATCACTTTTGTTAATTATTTTAGACTAAATGCGTACGTTTATGCCTCCTAATTACAAACATCAATTAAAGTGGCATATAAATTTTTACCGGCAATAGTTATAGCAGCATTTCTCCTCATTAGTTGTAAAAAAGATGGTGGCGGCATGCAGGAAATGAACAAAGACGATGCAGCCTTTAACGGTTACACCCAGCATTTCCTGGAAGCACTTTGGAAACTTGACCCCGACCGGGCCACCATGACCGGCTACCATAACTATGATAGCTTGCTGGTGGTTCCCACTAACAGCTATCGCGATAAAATAAGCAGTTTTACCAAGGTAGAAACCGACTCGCTGCTACGTTACGACCCCAATACCTTAACTGATGCCAATAAAATAGATTTTCAATTGATACAAAATGAGCTGCAACAAATGCAGTGGAACGTGCAAACCCTTAAATCTTGGGAATGGAACCCTACCTCTTACAACATCATTGGTACGTTTGCTTATATATTAAATGAAAAGTACGCCCCGCTGGATAAACGCCTGCGTAACTTTTATGAGAGGATGGAAAATATACCGGCTTATTATAAGGAGGCGCAAAAGCAAATCAAAAACCCTGTGCCCGAGCTTACCAGCTTAACCATAGACCAGTTAAACGGCGGCATTGGCGTTTTTGAAAAAGATTTTGCCGATTCGCTCAAGAAAACCAAGATAGCCGAGT contains the following coding sequences:
- the rpoB gene encoding DNA-directed RNA polymerase subunit beta gives rise to the protein MANKNNQRVNFATSRHVLDYPDFLDVQLKSFQEFFQLETTSDNRHKEGLFKVFAENFPISDSRNIFVLEFLDYFIDPPRYDIQECIDRGLTYSVPLKAKLRLSCNDEEHEDFETIVQDVYLGTIPYMTPKGTFVINGAERVIVSQLHRSPGVFFGQSRHTNGTKLYSARVIPFKGSWIEFATDVNNVMYAYIDRKKKFPVTTLLRAIGYDSDKDILELFELADEVKVSKSGLKKFVGRKLAARVLKKWVEDFVDEDTGEVVSIDRNEIILERETVLDDNNIEQIIDAGVKSIILNKEDASTSGDYTIIYNTLQKDTSNSEKEAVEHIYRQLRNAEPPDEETARGIIDRLFFSDKRYDLGDVGRYRINRKLKLDTSDEIKVLTKADIIAIVKYLIKLINSKAEVDDIDHLSNRRVRTVGEQLYAQFGVGLARMARTIRERMNIRDNEVFTPTDLINARTLSSVINSFFGTNQLSQFMDQTNPLAEITHKRRLSALGPGGLSRERAGFEVRDVHYTHYGRLCTIETPEGPNIGLISSLCVHAKINSLGFIETPYKRVDNGVVAVDEPVIYLSAEDEDGKTIGQANAVYDDSGVFATPRVKARFEGDFPIIEPERLDYMDIAPNQITSIAASLIPFLEHDDANRALMGSNMQRQAVPLLRPEAPIVGTGLEGRVAKDSRTLVNAEGDGVVEYVDANEIRIRYDRNDDDRLVSFDDDTKGYRLIKFQKTNQSTTMNLKPIVKKGQRVTKGEVLCEGYATQNGELALGRNMKVAFMPWQGYNFEDAIVISERVVSQDIFTSIHVEEFELEVRDTKRGEEELTPDIPNVSEEATKDLDEDGIIRVGAEVKEGDILIGKITPKGESDPSPEEKLLRAIFGDKAGDVKDASLKTPPSIAGVVIDTKLFSRAKKTSKAEEKAQLEKLDAKHDKAIKDLKNRLVDKLFEIVNGKTSQGVFNVYKELLVPKGVKFTQKTLVELPYENINPTKWTTDEDKNDQIKLLLHNYGIKVNEELGAYRRDKFAISVGDELPSGIVQMAKVYIAKKRKLKVGDKMAGRHGNKGIVARIVRDEDMPFLADGTPVDIVLNPLGVPSRMNLGQIYETVLGWAGKELGVKFATPIFDGATYAEVEGWIEKAGLPPTGRTYLYNGLTGDRFDQPTTVGIIYMLKLGHMVDDKMHARSIGPYSLITQQPLGGKAQFGGQRFGEMEVWALEAFGAANILQEILTVKSDDVIGRAKTYEAIVKGENLPTPSVPESFNVLVHELRGLGLDITLE
- the rplL gene encoding 50S ribosomal protein L7/L12, translated to MADLKAFAEQLVNLTVKEVNELAQILKDEYGIEPAAAAVAVAAPAAGGDAPAAAAEQTAFDVILKEAGGQKLAVVKLVKDLTGLGLKEAKDLVDGAPKELKTGVDKAEAESLKKSLEEAGAVVEIK
- the rplJ gene encoding 50S ribosomal protein L10, with protein sequence MNKEEKYELVEALTEQIKEYGNFYITDTADLSVAKINDIRRKCFDNEITMQVAKNSLIKKALLAAEGDYEPIFDTLKGASTILFSKSAKAPAKLIKDLRRQGDKPVLKAAYVYSAAFVGDNQLDALLTLKSKEELVGEIIGLLQSPAKNVLSALQSGGTTIAGLVKTLQEREG
- the rplA gene encoding 50S ribosomal protein L1 — protein: MARLTKNQKAVLSKIEANKAYSLQEATNLVKEITTTKFDASVDIDVRLGVDPRKANQMVRGIATLPHGTGKTVRVLVLCTPDKEQEAKDAGADYVGLDDYIAKIEGGWTDVDIIITMPSVMAKVGRLGRILGPRNLMPNPKSGTVTPEVGKAVTDVKGGKIDFKVDKTGIIHASIGKVSFPADKIYENALEVLQTISKLKPSAAKGTYFKSIHVSSTMSRGIEVETKTVAGI
- the rplK gene encoding 50S ribosomal protein L11, giving the protein MAKEVGALVKLQVKGGAANPSPPIGPALGAKGVNIMEFCKQFNARTQDKPGKVLPVVITVYVDKSFDFIIKTPPVAIQLLEAAGLKGGSAEPNRKKVANVNWEQVETIAKDKMPDLNAFTVESAMKMVAGTARSMGITVSGTAPWN
- the nusG gene encoding transcription termination/antitermination protein NusG, with the protein product MSDQLKWYVVRAVSGKEKKVKQYIDAEVNRLGISHLMPQVLIPTEKYYQMRDGKKIAKERNYFPGYVMVEAALDGELEHIIKNINSVIGFLGDKAGNAIPLRQAEVNRILGKVDEMAAQADTASVPYYVGENVKVMDGPFNGFSGVIEEVNEEKKKLKVMVKIFGRRTPLELNYMQVEKE
- the secE gene encoding preprotein translocase subunit SecE codes for the protein MSAVAEYIKESYIELTEKVTWPTWRELQSSAVLVLVAALIIAFLVFGMDQIIGYVLRLFYSSLA
- the tuf gene encoding elongation factor Tu, whose protein sequence is MAKEKFDRSKPHLNIGTIGHVDHGKTTLTAAITKVLSDKGFSEARSFDSIDSAPEEKERGITINTAHVEYSTANRHYAHVDCPGHADYVKNMVTGAAQMDGAIIVVAATDGPMPQTREHILLARQVGVPSLVVFMNKVDMVDDPELLELVEMEVRELLSFYDFPGDDIPVIQGSALGGLNAEPKWVEKIMELMEAVDSYIPIPPRLTDLPFLMPVEDVFSITGRGTVATGRIERGVINSGDQVDILGMGAENLKSVVTGVEMFRKILDRGEAGDNVGLLLRGIEKEAIRRGMVICKPGSVTPHTDFKAEVYVLSKAEGGRHTPFFNKYRPQFYFRTTDVTGEISLAEGVEMVMPGDNVTIQVALINAIAMEKGLRFAIREGGRTVGAGQVTEILK
- the hpf gene encoding ribosome hibernation-promoting factor, HPF/YfiA family, producing the protein MKITVQAIHFSADKKLIDFIQKKADKLEQFSDNIISGEVYLKLENTGEEANKITEIKLLTPGNQLFASHQCKTFEEGTDLAIESLRKQIQKHKQKQTAITEAARKVDPLAIEEDEY
- a CDS encoding tyrosine-type recombinase/integrase; translated protein: MFLEQFISYIKYEKRYSLHTVAAYESDLAQFYTFLNHPEVVIHHPSEVTHHHIRNWMVELMNADITGRSINRKIATLRKYFKFLLQGQHITATPTARVQTPKASKQLPVVVDEEKLSRLLDNNDIFSEDFAGVRDKLIIELLFGTGMRLAELLGIIDADIDTYEGTVKVLGKRNKQRIIPLNKELKQLLLKYSTLKKNEIFANNSLKLIVTNKGADAYPKMVYLIVQKYLNYISTQNKKSPHVLRHTFATSLLNKGADLNAIKDLLGHASLSATQVYTHNSVERLKSIYKQAHPKAN
- the rpsU gene encoding 30S ribosomal protein S21, which encodes MIIINVKDGESLDKALKRFKKKFEKTGVLRELRSRQAYEKKSVTRRNVVKHAVYKQGLNQETV